The proteins below come from a single Natranaerovirga pectinivora genomic window:
- a CDS encoding pectate lyase family protein gives MRKSRVFNFLFTMVLVFSMVGMNLPSIIKASTYDNPINKKIFGENFEGATSENILTAAYRSLPNDETTPMYIRKGGTINVSQQGFLEIGPSSGGRFVIGSLDSTDTTSSTTPGGVFDLSQPYRIIIKVAGVSGNLAKNFQVYIDNNTTSQGNSIHGNASRVLQQKLSDINAGTIIIEPSIGTNTSFIKLRCESDGMIQIEEVIIESLVEFEVPDEPTDPNEPTDPDEPTDPNEPTDPDEPTNPDEPTDPDEPTDPNEPTDPDEPTNPDEPTDPDEPTNPDEPTDPDEPTDPDEPTDPDEPTDPDEPTDPDEPTDPDEPVNFKVFFEDDFEGADSNSLFTAAYKSLPNDSTKAMYLKTGGHPQVNDGKLTIGNARMTIGALSTQNTTSSFTPGGVFDLSKPYKIIINVSGISGNLGKKFQVYVDNNTTGMSNSIHEGASRIFDSTLSNMVLGQLVIESSIGTTESFIGLRVENEGFVTIDDIIVQSLVELEGGPTNPDEPTNPDDPTNPDEPTNPDDPTNPDEPTNPDDPTTPDEPSIPMIPDVPNIDPDKAIFVAPNGVAGAPGTIDNPMPFTEALTKVAPGETIFMRGGRYEYDYQITIEHGNNGQRNAMKSIVAYNGEKPVLDFSSQAYNASTPSVNPRGLQINGNYWYVKGVEFYGSADNGLFIAGNYNIIDLCIANANRDTGIQLGRRNSTLANIEDWPSYNLILNTTAFNNADPDNYGDADGFASKLTTGPGNVFDGCIAYNNVDDGWDFFTKTDTGPIGSVVVRNSVAFNNGMTTDGRFSSNSGGNGFKLGGSSMAMDHLIVNSVAFNNRAHGFTDNSNPGTITLINCTSFNNSTHKAGAKSNFDLARSSSSHNIFINLLSYTTDINQVASDKFRGTASHSIFFNSKKYYHVENEMSVAHGSSATRGKEIPAPSANEFVSITPPAQSQLDNIHELFRNPDGSINMGAFLKLADDSQFKGIGVDGVDLGAVFGGEGSGFIPADPVDPADPVDPVDPSDPADPSDPADPVDPVDPSDPADPVDPVDPVDPSDPVDPTNPDLPNDMFALVGYATLNGGTTGGHVAINGVEPVIVTASTGAELEALLKFKSDAKKYQERGTIDKSTGEVWVDPPMIIYIDGTITHDNSGSSKIDVKDLENLSIIGVGTRGEFDGIGMTLTRANNIIIRNLSMHHVRGGSSTAIEITVNSKNVWIDHCDFYSELDVDKNYYDGLVDIKRNSEYITVSWNRFYNHNKTMLVGHTDNESLKPDKITYHHNYFFNLNSRVPLIRYAEVHMFNNYFKDIVDTAINSRVGARVRVENNYFDNAGAGTVDPVTGQIKGPLGWFYGSPSTGYWHVSGNVIINSPVSEYESTTQMTIPYDYSSVLHSAEDAKDLVLQYAGVGVLDGFEPPIIVEPTEPVNPPDPSDDGDPDDEDPNDEDPDDDEPELPVDPSIIFKDGFYGATTNNLFSAGYMPLPNDPTKPMYIKTGGSPAANGGLLTLSAARMTIGALGSSNTTASSTPGGAFDLSKPYQIIIKVVATGGTSTQKFQVYVDNNTTGQANSIHGASSKVYEEEIGKIGIGLLVVESEVGTENSFIQIRTESNSSITIEEITIKYIEDEIVDPVDPVDPVDPVDPVDPVDPVDPVDPVDPVDPVDPVDPVDPVDPVDPVDPTQGKFEIHNINFTNNLGNEVNALIPATDIVVKAYITNISNEESSATLIVGLYDSNNTMITFVRIQWNAKAGENSVLEAGFKLPQNTEGHTLKAFMWDSMENMNPISNVEILQ, from the coding sequence ATGAGGAAATCGAGAGTATTTAATTTTTTATTTACTATGGTACTTGTATTTTCAATGGTTGGAATGAATTTGCCAAGTATTATTAAAGCAAGTACATATGATAATCCAATCAATAAAAAAATTTTTGGGGAAAATTTTGAGGGAGCAACATCTGAAAATATATTAACAGCCGCTTATAGATCTTTGCCCAATGACGAAACTACGCCGATGTATATTAGAAAAGGTGGAACAATAAATGTTAGTCAACAAGGGTTCTTAGAGATAGGCCCTAGCAGTGGTGGAAGATTTGTTATAGGATCTTTAGATAGTACAGATACCACATCAAGCACTACACCAGGTGGTGTTTTTGATCTAAGCCAACCATATAGAATTATTATAAAAGTAGCTGGTGTAAGTGGTAACCTAGCTAAAAACTTTCAAGTTTATATTGATAACAATACAACATCTCAAGGTAATTCAATACATGGAAATGCTTCAAGAGTATTGCAACAAAAACTTAGTGATATAAATGCAGGAACTATAATTATAGAACCAAGTATTGGCACAAACACATCTTTTATTAAACTGCGATGTGAATCTGATGGAATGATTCAAATCGAAGAAGTAATTATAGAAAGTTTAGTAGAATTTGAAGTGCCAGACGAGCCAACAGATCCAAACGAGCCAACAGATCCAGACGAGCCAACAGATCCAAACGAGCCAACAGATCCAGATGAGCCAACAAATCCAGACGAGCCAACAGATCCAGACGAGCCAACAGATCCAAACGAGCCAACAGATCCAGATGAGCCAACAAATCCAGACGAGCCAACAGATCCAGATGAGCCAACAAATCCAGACGAGCCAACAGATCCAGATGAGCCAACAGATCCAGACGAGCCAACAGATCCAGACGAGCCAACAGATCCAGACGAGCCAACAGATCCAGACGAGCCAACAGATCCAGACGAGCCAGTTAATTTTAAAGTGTTTTTTGAGGATGATTTTGAGGGTGCTGATTCCAATAGTTTATTTACAGCGGCTTATAAATCATTGCCAAATGACTCAACAAAAGCTATGTATTTAAAAACAGGTGGACATCCACAAGTAAATGATGGAAAGTTAACAATTGGCAATGCTAGAATGACAATAGGAGCATTATCTACACAAAATACAACTTCATCATTTACACCAGGGGGAGTATTTGATTTAAGCAAACCATATAAAATTATAATAAATGTATCAGGAATTTCAGGTAACTTAGGAAAGAAATTTCAAGTATATGTAGATAACAATACAACGGGAATGTCAAATTCCATTCATGAGGGAGCATCTAGAATATTTGATAGTACTCTATCAAATATGGTGCTAGGTCAATTGGTTATAGAATCTTCCATAGGTACAACGGAATCCTTTATTGGATTGAGAGTAGAAAACGAAGGATTTGTAACAATTGACGACATAATAGTACAAAGTTTAGTTGAATTAGAAGGTGGCCCAACAAACCCAGATGAGCCAACGAATCCTGATGACCCAACAAACCCAGATGAGCCAACGAATCCTGATGACCCAACAAACCCAGATGAGCCAACGAATCCTGACGATCCGACGACACCAGATGAGCCAAGTATTCCAATGATTCCAGATGTACCTAATATTGATCCTGATAAAGCAATTTTTGTTGCGCCTAATGGAGTAGCAGGTGCACCAGGAACAATTGATAATCCAATGCCTTTCACGGAAGCACTAACAAAAGTTGCTCCAGGTGAGACAATTTTTATGCGTGGTGGAAGATATGAATATGATTACCAAATAACCATTGAGCATGGCAATAATGGTCAAAGAAATGCTATGAAATCAATTGTTGCATATAATGGTGAAAAACCAGTTTTAGATTTTTCATCACAAGCTTATAATGCAAGCACACCAAGTGTCAATCCAAGAGGGCTTCAAATAAATGGTAATTATTGGTACGTAAAAGGTGTAGAATTCTATGGTTCAGCAGATAATGGACTATTTATTGCAGGTAATTATAATATTATAGATTTATGTATAGCGAATGCCAATAGAGATACGGGGATTCAGTTAGGTCGACGCAACTCAACATTAGCAAATATAGAAGATTGGCCTTCTTATAATCTAATATTAAATACAACAGCATTTAATAATGCAGACCCAGATAATTATGGAGATGCAGACGGTTTTGCATCTAAATTAACAACAGGTCCTGGCAATGTATTTGATGGTTGTATAGCATATAACAATGTTGATGATGGATGGGACTTTTTCACGAAAACAGATACAGGCCCAATCGGTTCTGTAGTTGTAAGAAATAGTGTAGCATTCAATAATGGTATGACAACGGATGGACGTTTTAGTTCTAATAGTGGTGGAAATGGATTCAAACTTGGTGGTTCGAGTATGGCAATGGACCATCTAATAGTAAATAGCGTGGCATTTAATAATAGAGCTCACGGATTTACGGATAATAGTAATCCTGGAACCATAACCTTGATTAACTGTACTAGTTTTAATAATAGTACTCATAAAGCAGGAGCTAAAAGTAATTTTGATTTAGCAAGAAGTTCTTCATCACACAATATTTTTATTAATTTATTATCTTATACAACAGATATTAACCAAGTTGCAAGTGATAAATTTAGAGGAACGGCATCACATAGTATCTTTTTTAATTCTAAAAAATATTATCATGTAGAAAATGAAATGTCTGTAGCGCATGGAAGTAGTGCGACAAGAGGAAAAGAGATACCAGCTCCAAGTGCAAATGAATTTGTAAGTATAACACCACCAGCTCAAAGTCAGTTGGATAATATTCATGAATTGTTTAGAAATCCAGATGGCTCAATTAATATGGGAGCATTCTTAAAATTAGCTGATGACAGCCAATTTAAAGGTATTGGTGTAGATGGAGTAGATTTAGGAGCAGTATTTGGTGGTGAAGGTAGTGGATTTATCCCAGCAGATCCAGTAGACCCAGCAGATCCAGTAGACCCAGTAGATCCATCTGACCCAGCAGATCCATCTGACCCAGCAGATCCAGTAGACCCAGTAGATCCATCTGACCCAGCAGATCCAGTAGACCCAGTAGATCCAGTAGATCCATCTGACCCAGTAGACCCAACAAACCCAGATTTACCAAATGACATGTTTGCTTTAGTAGGTTATGCAACATTAAATGGTGGTACAACAGGTGGTCATGTAGCGATTAATGGTGTGGAGCCTGTAATTGTTACAGCGTCTACAGGTGCAGAATTAGAAGCCCTTTTAAAATTTAAAAGCGATGCTAAAAAGTACCAAGAAAGAGGTACAATTGATAAAAGCACTGGAGAAGTTTGGGTTGATCCACCTATGATTATTTATATAGATGGTACAATTACCCACGACAACTCGGGTAGTAGTAAAATTGATGTAAAAGACCTTGAGAATTTATCTATTATCGGTGTGGGGACTAGAGGAGAATTCGACGGTATAGGGATGACTCTAACAAGAGCTAATAATATCATTATTAGAAACTTATCAATGCATCATGTTAGAGGTGGGTCATCTACAGCCATAGAAATAACTGTAAACAGTAAGAATGTATGGATTGACCATTGTGATTTCTATAGTGAATTAGATGTTGATAAAAACTATTATGATGGGTTGGTGGATATTAAAAGAAATTCTGAGTATATCACAGTATCTTGGAATAGATTCTACAATCATAATAAAACAATGTTAGTAGGTCATACAGATAATGAGAGTTTAAAACCTGATAAGATAACATATCATCATAATTATTTCTTTAATCTTAATTCAAGGGTGCCTTTAATCAGATATGCAGAAGTGCATATGTTTAATAATTATTTTAAAGATATAGTGGATACTGCTATTAATTCTAGAGTTGGTGCTAGAGTAAGAGTAGAAAACAATTACTTTGATAATGCTGGTGCAGGAACAGTTGATCCTGTTACAGGCCAAATTAAAGGGCCTTTAGGTTGGTTTTATGGAAGTCCTAGTACGGGATACTGGCATGTAAGCGGTAATGTGATTATAAATAGTCCTGTAAGTGAATATGAATCAACGACTCAAATGACTATTCCTTATGATTATAGTAGTGTATTACATTCAGCAGAAGATGCTAAGGATTTAGTATTGCAGTATGCTGGAGTTGGTGTGCTTGATGGTTTTGAGCCTCCGATAATTGTAGAGCCTACGGAGCCAGTAAACCCACCAGACCCATCAGATGATGGAGATCCTGATGATGAGGACCCAAATGATGAAGATCCAGACGATGATGAGCCAGAGTTACCAGTTGATCCTTCTATAATATTTAAAGATGGGTTCTATGGCGCTACTACTAATAATTTATTTTCAGCTGGTTATATGCCATTACCAAATGATCCAACAAAGCCAATGTATATTAAAACAGGTGGATCGCCTGCAGCAAATGGAGGGCTCTTAACCTTAAGTGCTGCTAGAATGACTATAGGTGCATTAGGAAGTTCAAACACAACAGCATCAAGCACGCCAGGTGGTGCATTTGATTTAAGTAAGCCCTATCAGATTATTATAAAAGTTGTAGCAACAGGTGGAACATCTACTCAAAAATTCCAAGTGTATGTAGACAATAATACAACAGGTCAAGCGAATTCAATACACGGGGCATCATCAAAAGTTTATGAAGAAGAAATTGGAAAAATTGGCATAGGATTACTTGTTGTTGAATCAGAAGTAGGAACGGAGAATTCATTTATACAAATACGTACAGAAAGCAATTCTAGCATTACAATTGAAGAAATCACTATTAAATATATTGAAGATGAAATAGTAGATCCAGTAGATCCAGTAGATCCAGTAGATCCAGTAGATCCAGTAGATCCAGTAGATCCAGTAGATCCGGTAGATCCGGTGGATCCAGTAGATCCAGTAGATCCAGTAGATCCAGTAGATCCGGTGGATCCAGTAGATCCGGTAGATCCAACACAAGGTAAGTTTGAAATTCATAATATCAATTTTACAAATAATCTAGGTAATGAAGTTAATGCTTTAATACCGGCTACAGATATAGTGGTTAAAGCATATATAACTAATATTAGTAATGAAGAAAGTAGTGCAACTTTAATAGTAGGATTATACGATTCAAACAATACAATGATTACTTTTGTGAGAATTCAATGGAATGCTAAAGCGGGGGAAAATAGTGTTTTAGAAGCTGGGTTTAAACTACCTCAGAATACAGAAGGTCATACTCTTAAGGCATTTATGTGGGACAGTATGGAGAATATGAATCCAATATCAAATGTAGAAATATTACAATAA